Proteins from a single region of Balaenoptera acutorostrata chromosome 16, mBalAcu1.1, whole genome shotgun sequence:
- the ADRA2A gene encoding alpha-2A adrenergic receptor, which translates to MFRQEQPLAEGSFAPMGSLQPDASNASWNGTEAPGGGARATPYSLQVTLTLVCLAGLLMLFTVFGNVLVIIAVFTSRALKAPQNLFLVSLASADILVATLVIPFSLANEVMGYWYFGKAWCEIYLALDVLFCTSSIVHLCAISLDRYWSITQAIEYNLKRTPRRIKAIIVTVWVISAVISFPPLISIEKKGGTGGQQPAEPRCEINDQKWYVISSCIGSFFAPCLIMILVYVRIYQIAKRRTRVPPSRRGPDAAAKLPGGAKRRPNGLGPERGVGPVGAEAESLPAQLNGAPGEPTPAGPRDADALDLEESSSSEHADRPPETRRSERGPRAKGKARAIQVKPGDSLPRRGPGATGPGAPAAGHGEERVGGAKASRWRGRQNREKRFTFVLAVVIGVFVACWFPFFFTYTLTAVGCSVPRTLFKFFFWFGYCNSSLNPVIYTIFNHDFRRAFKKILCRVDRKRIV; encoded by the coding sequence ATGTTCCGCCAGGAGCAGCCGCTGGCCGAAGGCAGCTTCGCGCCCATGGGCTCCCTGCAGCCGGACGCGAGCAACGCTAGCTGGAACGGGACCGAAGCCCCAGGGGGTGGCGCCCGGGCCACCCCCTACTCCCTGCAGGTGACGCTGACGCTGGTGTGCCTGGCCGGCCTGCTCATGCTGTTCACGGTGTTCGGTAACGTGCTTGTCATCATTGCCGTGTTCACAAGCCGCGCGCTCAAGGCGCCCCAGAACCTCTTCCTGGTGTCTCTGGCCTCGGCCGACATCCTGGTGGCCACGCTTGTCATCCCTTTCTCGCTGGCCAACGAGGTCATGGGCTACTGGTACTTCGGCAAGGCGTGGTGTGAGATCTACCTGGCGCTCGACGTGCTCTTCTGCACGTCGTCCATCGTGCACCTGTGCGCCATCAGCCTGGATCGTTACTGGTCCATCACCCAGGCCATAGAGTACAACCTGAAGCGCACGCCACGCCGCATCAAGGCCATCATCGTCACCGTGTGGGTCATCTCGGCCGTCATCTCCTTCCCGCCGCTCATCTCCATCGAGAAGAAGGGAGGCACTGGTGGCCAGCAGCCGGCCGAACCGCGCTGCGAGATCAATGACCAGAAGTGGTACGTCATCTCGTCGTGCATCGGCTCCTTCTTCGCGCCCTGCCTCATCATGATCCTGGTCTACGTGCGCATTTACCAGATCGCCAAGCGCCGCACCCGCGTGCCGCCCAGTCGCAGGGGTCCTGATGCCGCCGCCAAGCTGCCGGGGGGCGCCAAGCGCAGACCCAACGGCTTGGGCCCGGAGCGCGGCGTGGGCCCCGTGGGCGCCGAGGCGGAGTCGCTGCCGGCCCAGCTCAACGGTGCCCCGGGGGAGCCCACGCCGGCAGGGCCGCGGGACGCCGACGCGCTGGACCTCGAGGAGAGCTCCTCGTCCGAGCACGCCGATCGGCCCCCGGAGACCCGCAGGTCCGAGCGCGGCCCCCGGGCCAAGGGTAAGGCCCGGGCGATCCAGGTGAAGCCCGGGGACAGCCTGCCGCGGCGCGGGCCAGGGGCGACGGGGCCGGGGGCACCCGCGGCCGGGCACGGGGAGGAGCGCGTCGGAGGCGCCAAGGCGTCGCGCTGGCGCGGGCGGCAGAACCGCGAGAAGCGCTTCACCTTCGTGTTGGCGGTGGTCATCGGCGTGTTCGTGGCGTGCTGGTTCCCTTTCTTCTTCACCTACACGCTCACGGCCGTCGGCTGCTCGGTGCCGCGCACGCTCTTCAAGTTCTTTTTCTGGTTCGGCTACTGCAACAGCTCGCTGAACCCGGTCATCTACACCATCTTCAATCACGACTTCCGCCGCGCCTTCAAGAAGATCCTTTGCCGGGTGGACAGGAAGCGGATCGTGTGA